A portion of the Gadus macrocephalus chromosome 10, ASM3116895v1 genome contains these proteins:
- the LOC132466499 gene encoding uncharacterized protein LOC132466499, whose protein sequence is MERDSVETSGPGGSGASQTGYRSAPAGQRFGARSSAPGFLQRVQQKVLQGALVLGTLFLLLWAASFIYGSFYYSFMPKAAHSAPVHYYYRSDCEPGTLQPCSYPIANVSLLQNGKHQMMSLGQKYRISLELEMPDSPANHLLGMFMVRMTCYSKERGRVTSSTHRVSPRPSASSTRFTMLRYRSDLLRTFATLLFLPGFLSGMSQQAQWLEVDLFTDYTDDPFSPSVEAMLEVLSSQVQIYSARLNIYAEFTGIRYLLFHYPVMSALVGVSSNLLFLSMLLFVSYMRLVFGGTGTTSPKLSGRSTTNKSHTSGCGGRATGNVSWPALEETPGRKRDEQHLLLEFTACVLKVEYMEWNSYHPLAVTGLETENKVNTTEEPTHEDIEPKDRREMTYDADHGLNERNAKEEAEEDDVSTDLPDWTRQGLSLRAQVRGQAMDGPFDRRPKLRSTKSFPPYSQPIGGLGQERESDPETESDYETGGSPAPDDSSQRGAGDALRLEKPAAFGSDAWTPATGRDGERRGAILRRDWGDGVESTEERDGGMTLDGWERRERWIG, encoded by the exons atggagagagacagtgtggaGACCTCCGGGCCAGGGGGGAGTGGAGCCTCGCAGACCGGGTACCGGTCGGCTCCGGCGGGCCAGCGGTTCGGAGCGCGTTCTTCTGCTCCAGGATTCCTGCAGCGCGTTCAGCAGAAGGTCCTGCAGGGGGCCTTGGTGCTTGGCACGCTGTTCCTGCTCCTCTGGGCGGCCTCTTTCATTTATGGAAGCTTCTACTACTCTTTCATGCCCAAAGCGGCGCATTCAGCCCCGGTACACTACTACTACAG ATCAGACTGTGAGCCTGGAACGTTGCAACCTTGTTCTTATCCCATTGCAAATGTTTCTCTTCTCCAAAATGGCAAGCACCAG ATGATGTCACTCGGCCAGAAGTACCGCATCTCCCTGGAGCTGGAGATGCCCGACTCCCCGGCCAATCATCTGCTTGGGATGTTCATGGTCAGGATGACCTGCTACTccaaggagagggggagggtgacctcctccacccaccgc GTCAGCCCCCGGCCCTCGGCCTCCAGCACCCGCTTT ACGATGCTCCGCTACCGCTCGGACCTCCTGAGGACGTTCGCCACGCTGCTCTTCCTCCCGGGGTTCCTGAGCGGCATGTCCCAGCAGGCCCAGTGGCTGGAGGTGGACCTGTTCACCGATTACACCGACGACCCC TTCTCCCCCTCCGTAGAAGCCATGTTGGAGGTCCTGTCCAGCCAGGTGCAGATCTACTCTGCTCGGCTCAACATCTACGCCGAGTTCACCGGAATACG CTACCTGCTCTTCCACTACCCGGTGATGTCAGCACTCGTGGGCGTGTCCAGTAACTTGCTCTTCCTCAGCATGCTCCTCTTCGTCAGCTACATGAGGCTGGTTTTCGGAGGCACCGGGACCACGAGTCCG AAACTGTCTGGGAGATCCACTACAAATAAGAGCCATACATCTGGATGCGGAGGAAG AGCAACAGGAAATGTGAGTTGGCCGGCCTTAGAAGAGACACctgggaggaagagggacgAG CAACATCTTTTGCTGGAGTTTACTGCATGTGTCTTAAAAGTGGAATACATGGAATGGAATTCTTACCATCCTTTAGCAGTAACGGGCCTAGAAACAGAAAACAAGGTCAACACGACTGAGGAACCCACGCATGAGGATATAGAGCCAAAGGACCGACGGGAAATGACCTACGACGCAGACCACGGACTTAATGAGCGGAACGCTAAAGAGGAAGCGGAGGAGGACGACGTGTCCACCGACCTACCGGACTGGACGAGACAGGGCCTGTCACTCAGGGctcaggtcaggggtcaggccaTGGACGGACCTTTTGACAGAAGGCCTAAACTCCGCTCGACTAAAAGCTTCCCCCCGTACAGTCAGCCCATCGGGGGCCTtggccaggagagagagagcgacccGGAGACTGAGAGCGACTACGAGACTGGTGGTTCACCTGCACCCGACGACAGCAGTCAACGGGGCGCGGGAGACGCACTACGTCTCGAGAAGCCGGCCGCCTTTGGCTCGGACGCGTGGACCCCAGCGACGGGGCGCGACGGGGAGCGGAGGGGGGCCATCCTGAGACGGGACTGGGGGGACGGCGTCGAGAGTACAGAAGAACGGGACGGCGGGATGACCTTGGAtgggtgggagaggagggagcgATGGATCGGG
- the LOC132465556 gene encoding inositol-trisphosphate 3-kinase C-like produces the protein MRDPLRPFVPQYHGLLTQGEERYTRLEDLLGGLARPVIMDVKMGVRTYQEDEMVKCHREPTLRSDMYHKMLKADPGAPSAEEHEQGAVTKWRYLRWRDTTTSTSALGFRIEGIMMENGSVQRDFRKMLSLAQVTEVLLYFTKSRIDILTAYHCRLQALGDALDTSPFFSSHEVIGSSLLFVHDHSGKANVWMIDFGKTTPSPDRIRHDVQWAEGNREDGYLIGLASLTSSLHQAITLASQQQ, from the exons ATGAGGGACCCGCTGCGGCCCTTCGTCCCCCAGTACCACGGCCTGCTGACCCAGGGGGAGGAGCGCTACACCCGCCTGGAGGACCTCCTGGGGGGCCTCGCCCGGCCCGTCATCATGGACGTCAAGATGGGCGTGCG GACCTACCAGGAGGATGAGATGGTGAAGTGTCACAGAGAGCCCACCCTGCGCAGCGACATGTACCACAAGATGCTGAAGGCGGACCCCGGGGCCCCGTCGGCGGAGGAGCACGAGCAGGGGGCCGTGACCAAGTGGCGCTACCTGCGGTGGAGGGATACGACCACCTCCACCTCGGCGCTCGGGTTCCGCATTGAGGGCATCATG ATGGAGAACGGCAGCGTTCAGCGGGACTTTCGGAAAATGCTGAGCTTAGCGCAAGTCACCGAGGTGCTCCTTTACTTCACCAAGAGTCGCATAGACATCCTG ACGGCCTACCACTGCAGACTGCAGGCTTTGGGAGACGCCTTGGATACATCCCCCTTCTTCAGCTCCCatgag GTGATCGGCAGCTCGCTCCTCTTTGTCCACGACCACAGCGGCAAGGCCAACGTTTGGATGATCGACTTTGGGAAGACCACCCCTTCTCCGGACCGGATCCGGCACGACGTCCAGTGGGCCGAGGGGAACCGGGAGGACGGGTACCTCATCGGGCtggcctccctcacctcctcgctGCACCAGGCCATCACCCTGGCCTCCCAGCAGCAGTAG